A region of the Patescibacteria group bacterium genome:
TTAACGGCAAAATCGGCCGGCAAGCCGTGGCTAAAATTTTACCCAAACTAAAAAAGTCTAAAAAAATAGACCTCGTTTTTGCCAATGCGGAAAATATCGCCCACGGCACCGGCGTAACCGAAGATACCTTGAAAGAATTAAAAGAGGCCGGCGTGGATTATTTTACCGCCGGCGACCACGCTTTTGATAAAATAAAACAGATTGATTGCTATGAAAAATTTCCGATTATCCGGCCGGCCAATTTTCCGAACGGAGCGCCGGGGCAGGGTTATGCGGTTTTGGAAAAAGGAAAATATAAAATATTGCTAATTAATCTTATTGGCCGGGTATTTATGGCCCAAGATTACGACTGCCCTTTTAGGGAAGTGGATAAAATTCTGGCTAAGTTTGCAAAAAAAAGCGTATCTGCTATAATTATTGATATACATGCCGAAGCGACTTCGGAAAAAATTGCCTTAAAACATTATTTGAACGGACGAGCCAGCGCCATTGTCGGAACTCATACGCATGTTATGACTGCGGACGCGGAAGTTTCCAAGGAAGGAACAGCTTATATAACGGACATCGGCATGGTTGGTTTTGCTGACGGCTGCATCGGGGTCGATAAAGAAGGTATTATAAAAACTTTCTTAACCCAGATGAAACAACCGCACTTCATACCGGAAAACGGACGGACAATCTTTAATGCCGTTTTAGCCGAAATTAATCCTAAAAATGGAAAAACCAAAAGCATAAAACCGATAATTAAAACTACTAATATAGAATAACCCTACGAATTACGAATATATACGAATGTACGAATTCCCCAATAAACGCCTTAATTTAATATTCGTATATTCGTAACGAATTCGTAATTCGTAGAATAAAAATATGAATAAGGCAGGATTAATTGAAAAAATAGCCGAAGCCGCGGCCGTAACGAAAAAACAGGCTGAGGACATGATTGAAACTTTGGTAAAAACCATTGTCTCCGAATTAAAATCCGGGGGCGAGGTGACCATTGCCGGTTTTGGCACGTTTCTGGCCAGAACCCGCCACGCCCGGGGCGGTGTTAATCCGCAGAAACCGACGGAAAGAATTAAAATCCCTGAAGTAAAAGTGGCAAAATTCAAAACCGGAAAAAATTTAAAGGACGCTTTAAAAGGCAAAATATAATTTTTTACAGGTTAAAATAAAAAAACAACCCGTTTGTTTTAAGGGGTTGTTTTTTATTGAAAAAAATAGGGTTATGCCGCTCTAGACATAACCCTCGAAGATAAATCAAAACTATTAAAGATACAGCTGACGAAAATCTCTTATGATTTGTCTGGCGGTTTCCGAATTCTTTGGATCAAAAGGAATTTCCAGACAAATTATTTCCATTGTCCGGAGAGCTTCCTTAACCGCCGGAGAAAAATTGGCAAGGTGATCATGGGTGTCAATCAATATTCCCTCGGGGGGTATGCCGGAGAAATGGCAAACCGGACTATGCGGCAAGGCAAGATAATCAGCAACGGCCTGATTAATATCTTTCCATTTCTCGGGGATTGCCATAAAACCCTTTTTTGCTTGGTTAACCATTACAGCCAAATGGGTAAAGTCAATCAGGCATTTCCAGCCCAACCCCAAAGATCCAAATAAATGTTCCATATCTTCCGGAGTGCCGCCAAACCCCCAGTAGCTGCTCCGGCTCCATGGGCTTGTGTCCTCATCTGGTGGATAAAAAGATTTACCAACGATCGGAGGAACGTTTTCCAGTAAAATATTATTCCCGGAAAACGCGGCCAGAGAGGAAACAACCCTTGAAAAAGATATATAATCCGCCTTGCTTTCCCCATAGCCAGGATGAACTACTATCCCTCTTGCATTATATCCGAGTTCTTGAGTTTCTTTAGCTATCCTTAGCGACCAGCGCAAGGTCTCAAAATTCCAGTTCTCCCAAGTATAAAAAGAAGAATGACGACCAAATACGCCGAGCTCATCAAAATTTTCACCGAAGTCAACGCCAATATTTTCCGCCCCGCAATGGATAACCACTTCTTTGCCCGGCAACCTTGATAAAATTTTCCTTAACCAAGATTTATCATCCGCCAGGCCGGGCGTAAAACAAGGGTGCGCCACTCGCAACTGGATACCCTGGATAAAACCGGCTCTAAAAAGCCCTTGCTGGAGAGTAAAATATTCGTCTCCGGAAACAAGATTTTCCCAAAAAAGACCGCCAAAAATTTGAGGCATGCCAGACCCACCTTTCTGATTTTGTCTTTATTTGTTGATATTTTTAAAGGACCATTAAAATTATATCACTCTATCATATTTTCACTATTCAGTCAATCTAAAAATAATTCCAAAGGATAGGGGGGTTGTTTTTTATTGAAAAATATGCTAATATAATCTTGAACTCCCCTGGGAGTTCTTTAAATTAGCGCTCGTAGCTTCCGCCTTCGTCCTTCGATAAACTCAGGACTGCGGCGGGTAAGCGACTGGATAGAGCGCGTGTTTTCCCTGCCTGCCGGCAGGCAGGGGACCAATTATTTTTTTGCCGTTTTGCTCCTGTGGTGAAATGGATATCACGCTTGGCGGAGTTTATCCCGCTTAAAGCGTACCCGTAGCTCAATGGATAGAGCGCTTGGCTTCGGACCAAGAGGTTGTGGGTTCGACTCCTGCCGGGTACGCTTTGTGCGGGAGACCAAGAATTTCGGGCCTGCCCCGCACCGCAAAGGGTGCGGGGTTCGAATCCTGACGGGAGCACACCTGGTAAAACAAAAATTCTAAGAATTACTTTTTCGACTCCCTGCCTACCGGCAGGCAGGCTGCCGGGCGCGCTTTGCGCGGGAGACTGGGAACCAAAAATAAATCAATAGCTATGGATTATCATCTTATTATTTATTTTTTAGCTGGCGTTCTGCAAGACTTCTTACTAACCCTTAATTGGCGATTTATAGCTAAAGAGAAAGCTATTTCTGCGGCCGTTCTTTCTTTCGCCGTAACTATAGTAACAATGCTTGTGCTTTATAATATTTTAACCCAACTTGATAAGCAACGGAGTCTAATCGCAATTATAGTTTATGCTTTAGGCATAAGCGCGGGCACAATTTTGGGAATAAAAACAAAAATTACTTCTAAAAATTAAAAATTGTCGCAATAGCGACACCTAAATTTTACATTTTAAATTTTACATTTTAATTTATTTATGGCTGGGTAGCTCAGTTGGTTAGAGCGTAGCACTCATAACGCTAAGGTCGAGGGTCCGATCCCCTCCCCAGCCACAAAGAATTTCAGATTTATGATTTTAGATTTTAGATTTAAATCTGAAATCGGCAATCCCTGCCTGCCGGCAGGCAGGTTAAATCAAAAATCAAGGGGCACCGTTAGCTCAATTGGTAGAGCAGATCCCTCTTAAGGATAAGGTTGCAGGTTCGATTCCTGCACGGTGCACAAAAAAATCGTAGAGGTGAAAAGTTTTTTACCTCTACGATTTTTTTGTACTATAATCCTATTTAAAGATTCTTTTCCAAAAATTCTCTTACCTCTTTTTCTTTTTCCTCGGCGATTTCTTTCGTTTCCCCCTCAATCGTAATCCTAAGCAATGGCTCGGTATTGGACGGCCGAATATTAATCCACCAATCTTTATATTCAACGGTTAAGCCGTCCAATTCATCCTGCGCCCCGTCTTTAAATCTTTCCCGAGCGGCCGCTATTATTTCTTCGGTTTTTTCAGTTTTCATATTGATTTCGTCCAAACGGTAATAAGGATTAAGCCCGCTTACAATTTCTGATAATTTTTTTTCCTCTTTGGAAATCAGGGCCAGGAGGATAACAAAAGCAATAAAGCCGGAGTCGGCGTAATAATTGTCCCGAAAACAGTAATGCGCCGAAACTTCTCCCCCCATAATTCCGCCATTGTCTTTCATGGCTTTGGCCACATTGACAAACCCGACGGCGGCGCGCAAAGGCCGGCCGCCCCAGTCTTTTACTTTTTCCCGAACCGCCCGGCTGCAAATCGCGTTATAGGCGATACCGGCGCCCGGTTCTTTTTTTAAAAAATATTTTGCTAAAATCAACAGGGTGGTGTCAGCTTGAATAAATTCTCCTTTTTCATCAGTAAAAAACAAACGATCGGTATCCCCATCCATTATTATGCCAAAATTCGCATTTTCTTCCCTTACTTTTTCCGAAATCTGTACCTTTGATTCGGGCAGCAAAGGATTGGAAGGGTGGGCGGGGAAATTTCCATCAAGCTCAAAATTCAAAGGAATTAGCCGGCAGGGCAATTTGGCAAAAAGCAAGGGCATAACTTTTCCGGCCATGCCATTGCCGGCATCAACCACAATTTTAAAAGGTTTGATTTCCCCCATATCGGCGAAAGATAAAACATGCTTTAAATAATCGAAAATTACATCTCTCTCTTTAATTTCACCCCTTGGCTCTTTGGAAGCAAAATTTTTGCCGCGCAAAAATTCATATAATTGGTTTCCCCGTATCATCTCTATGCCGTTATCTCTCACCACCATCTTAAAGCCGTTATATTCTTTCGGGTTATGCGAAGCCGTCACCATTATTCCGCCGTCATATTTATAATGGCCGACAGAAAAATAAACCGCATCAATCGGCACCTGGCCCAAATCGTCAACATTAACCCCCTGGTCAGCCAAACCGGCGGCAAATCTTTCCCCGAGACTGTCAGAGCCGATTCTCATATCCCGGCCGATTGCCACCTTTTTCACGCCGGTTAAGTTGGCATAGGCCTGACCGGCTAAAAAAGCGGTGGCTTCATTCAGCTCATCCGGATAAATTCCCCGGATATCGTAAGATTTGAATATTTTTGGATTTAGAGTCATAAATTTATTTTTTAGCAATTTTCCAAAAAGTCCGGAAATATTGCAGATAACCTAAAGCCACTTCTTTATTAATTATTTCAATTAAAATAAGCGGAGTCGTATATATCTGGATAAAAACCCTGTCTTTAAAAATTTCCGTATTGGCTGGGACTAAATACTTTTCCGGCAGATACTTAGTCGTCCGGGCAAAACTGCTTTGATGCTCTTCTATCTCTTTTCTCTGCCAGGAAAAAGCGATCATACTTAAAACAATTTTTTTTTCTTTCAAAAAATTCTCATAGCTTAAAAATAAATTTCCCATGGCTTCTACCCATTTATCGCCCCCGGCGCCGATTGTATAAACTTTATCTCCCCTTTTTAAATCTTTCATAACTCGGCGGTACGCCGTCTGCCAGCCTTCTTTTCCTTCATAAATATTAACCTGCGGGGCTTTAAAACGGCTTTTAGTCCTTATTTCGCAAGCGACCTTTACCGCCAGATCAAATTGGTCCCTAGCCTGATTACTTAAAACTTCGGGGTTGCCTACTTTAAAATATTTCTTTCCTTTTTTTATCGTTTCCTTAACCAAATCTCTTTTTTTAAGATTATCAAGGCTCTCATAAACAATATTCCGGTGTTTGCCAGTTTTTTTATTATTTCTCCCGAAGGCGTTTCCCCGCTTTCAAGCAAAGCGCAAAAAACCAAAGATTCATTCGGGGATAAACCTAATTTTATCAGTTCTTCCCGCATATGGATAATTTTACCCTATTTTTAGTAAAAAAACAAGTTTAAATAACTATCATCATAAAAGTATTGACATATTATATAAACTATGCTATATTAATATATTAAAAATGTTCCTTTTATTTCAACCCTTTATCAGGAGGTATGGCCATGAAAAAGCTGCTGATCACCCTCGTTCTGTCTGCCCTGCTTTTCGCCAGCTC
Encoded here:
- a CDS encoding HU family DNA-binding protein, producing the protein MNKAGLIEKIAEAAAVTKKQAEDMIETLVKTIVSELKSGGEVTIAGFGTFLARTRHARGGVNPQKPTERIKIPEVKVAKFKTGKNLKDALKGKI
- a CDS encoding DUF5698 domain-containing protein gives rise to the protein MDYHLIIYFLAGVLQDFLLTLNWRFIAKEKAISAAVLSFAVTIVTMLVLYNILTQLDKQRSLIAIIVYALGISAGTILGIKTKITSKN
- a CDS encoding TIGR00282 family metallophosphoesterase: MNLLFLGDINGKIGRQAVAKILPKLKKSKKIDLVFANAENIAHGTGVTEDTLKELKEAGVDYFTAGDHAFDKIKQIDCYEKFPIIRPANFPNGAPGQGYAVLEKGKYKILLINLIGRVFMAQDYDCPFREVDKILAKFAKKSVSAIIIDIHAEATSEKIALKHYLNGRASAIVGTHTHVMTADAEVSKEGTAYITDIGMVGFADGCIGVDKEGIIKTFLTQMKQPHFIPENGRTIFNAVLAEINPKNGKTKSIKPIIKTTNIE
- a CDS encoding phosphomannomutase/phosphoglucomutase translates to MTLNPKIFKSYDIRGIYPDELNEATAFLAGQAYANLTGVKKVAIGRDMRIGSDSLGERFAAGLADQGVNVDDLGQVPIDAVYFSVGHYKYDGGIMVTASHNPKEYNGFKMVVRDNGIEMIRGNQLYEFLRGKNFASKEPRGEIKERDVIFDYLKHVLSFADMGEIKPFKIVVDAGNGMAGKVMPLLFAKLPCRLIPLNFELDGNFPAHPSNPLLPESKVQISEKVREENANFGIIMDGDTDRLFFTDEKGEFIQADTTLLILAKYFLKKEPGAGIAYNAICSRAVREKVKDWGGRPLRAAVGFVNVAKAMKDNGGIMGGEVSAHYCFRDNYYADSGFIAFVILLALISKEEKKLSEIVSGLNPYYRLDEINMKTEKTEEIIAAARERFKDGAQDELDGLTVEYKDWWINIRPSNTEPLLRITIEGETKEIAEEKEKEVREFLEKNL